From the Chloroflexus aurantiacus J-10-fl genome, one window contains:
- a CDS encoding aldehyde dehydrogenase → MDYPFFHVSHYIDGQFVDGGSRFDILYPATNQVIGSAPEAGADEVDAAVAAASRAFRQWSRMPAAERRLILKRFAQLIRDHEAELAAIETWDVGRPITENRSGYIPRIAANIEFFADFAVTHGSESYPMDNGYINYVLRQPVGVAALIAPWNIPLLQATWKMGPALAFGNTVVLKPAELTPIGTWRLAQLAHAAGVPAGVINVIHGFGPNSAGALLTRHPDVKLISFTGETTTGKIIMATAAPTLKRVSFELGGKGANIIFADADLDRAVAISLRSSFFNQGEFCLAGPRLLVQRPIYEAFLTRFQRATSQLQVGDPFDPQTRVGALISREHYERVTGFIDLARADGAHILTGGTDPVLPEPFAQGNFLQPTIITDVKPHDQVCQDEIFGPVVTVVPFDDEEEAIAIANGVSYGLSAVVQTRDVGRAVRMGSALEAGTIWINDFFVRDLRVPFGGMKQSGIGREGGHYSLEFYTEAKTICLSNQ, encoded by the coding sequence ATGGATTACCCGTTTTTTCACGTCAGTCACTACATTGATGGTCAGTTCGTTGACGGAGGATCGCGGTTTGATATTCTCTATCCGGCCACCAACCAGGTTATTGGATCGGCACCAGAGGCCGGAGCCGATGAGGTGGACGCAGCCGTCGCCGCCGCTTCCCGCGCCTTTCGCCAATGGAGCCGGATGCCGGCTGCCGAACGCCGCCTGATTCTCAAGCGGTTTGCCCAATTGATCCGCGATCACGAAGCAGAACTGGCGGCCATCGAAACCTGGGATGTCGGGCGTCCAATTACCGAGAATCGATCCGGCTACATCCCCCGTATCGCGGCCAATATCGAATTTTTTGCCGATTTTGCCGTTACCCACGGCAGTGAGTCCTATCCGATGGATAACGGCTATATCAACTACGTGCTGCGCCAGCCGGTTGGCGTTGCCGCGCTCATCGCGCCCTGGAATATTCCCCTCCTCCAGGCGACCTGGAAAATGGGGCCAGCGCTGGCTTTTGGGAATACCGTCGTACTAAAGCCGGCTGAACTGACCCCAATCGGTACCTGGCGGCTGGCGCAACTGGCTCATGCTGCCGGGGTGCCGGCGGGGGTGATTAATGTGATTCACGGCTTCGGTCCCAACTCGGCAGGTGCGCTGCTAACCCGTCACCCTGATGTAAAGCTCATCTCTTTCACCGGTGAGACCACCACTGGCAAGATCATCATGGCTACTGCGGCACCAACTCTTAAACGGGTCTCGTTTGAATTGGGTGGAAAAGGGGCGAATATTATCTTCGCCGATGCTGATCTTGATCGCGCCGTTGCGATTAGCCTGCGCTCCTCATTCTTTAATCAGGGAGAGTTCTGTCTCGCCGGGCCGCGATTGCTCGTACAACGGCCAATCTACGAAGCATTTCTCACCCGCTTTCAGAGGGCTACATCTCAGCTTCAGGTTGGCGATCCCTTTGACCCCCAAACGCGGGTGGGGGCACTCATTTCGCGTGAACATTACGAACGGGTCACCGGTTTTATTGATCTGGCTCGCGCCGATGGCGCTCACATCCTCACCGGTGGCACAGATCCCGTCTTGCCGGAACCATTCGCCCAAGGCAACTTTCTCCAGCCCACCATCATTACCGACGTCAAGCCGCATGATCAGGTTTGCCAGGACGAGATTTTTGGTCCGGTCGTCACGGTTGTGCCCTTTGACGATGAAGAGGAAGCGATTGCCATCGCCAATGGCGTCAGCTATGGACTTTCCGCCGTGGTACAGACTCGTGATGTCGGGCGAGCAGTACGGATGGGATCGGCCCTGGAAGCCGGAACGATCTGGATCAACGACTTTTTTGTGCGCGATCTGCGCGTACCTTTCGGTGGTATGAAACAGAGTGGAATTGGCCGGGAAGGTGGGCACTACAGCCTTGAGTTCTACACGGAGGCAAAGACGATATGCCTGAGCAATCAGTAA
- a CDS encoding 2-keto-4-pentenoate hydratase, with amino-acid sequence MPEQSVTTQTTDDALIIALAQRLDQAWEERFTILPLTESEGITNADIAYRIQTHWTDMRVQRGERIIGRKIGLTSKAVQEQMGVNEPDYGTLWASRYFPARNGRAEAPFEIFLQPRVEGEIAFLIGETLDWPDITPQQVLAATEALAAAIEIVDSRIDRWRIKLADTIADNASYGGLTIGAWSRAMRSSDLRTIGMVMSHNGRPTVFGTGAAALGHPALAVAWLANKLRAFGIPLRAGDIVISGALAATIPVQRGDLFTLEMHDQPPLHLRFV; translated from the coding sequence ATGCCTGAGCAATCAGTAACAACCCAAACCACCGATGACGCACTTATTATCGCTCTGGCACAACGGCTCGATCAGGCCTGGGAAGAGCGCTTCACCATACTTCCCCTCACCGAAAGCGAGGGCATTACCAATGCAGACATTGCTTACCGGATTCAGACGCATTGGACAGACATGCGCGTTCAGCGCGGCGAGCGGATCATTGGGCGCAAAATCGGCCTGACCAGCAAAGCTGTGCAAGAGCAGATGGGCGTCAACGAGCCGGATTATGGCACTCTATGGGCTTCGCGCTATTTTCCGGCCAGAAATGGGCGCGCTGAAGCGCCTTTTGAAATCTTTCTCCAACCGCGGGTCGAGGGTGAAATTGCGTTTCTAATTGGAGAAACCCTCGACTGGCCGGATATTACCCCGCAACAGGTGCTGGCAGCAACCGAGGCACTGGCGGCAGCTATCGAAATTGTGGATAGTCGCATTGATCGCTGGCGCATTAAGCTAGCCGACACGATTGCCGATAACGCCTCCTACGGTGGCTTGACGATTGGCGCCTGGAGCAGGGCAATGCGCAGCAGCGACCTGCGCACCATTGGTATGGTGATGAGCCACAATGGTCGCCCCACCGTCTTTGGTACCGGTGCCGCTGCGCTTGGGCATCCGGCACTGGCGGTGGCATGGCTGGCGAACAAACTGCGCGCATTCGGGATTCCGCTGCGTGCCGGTGATATTGTGATCTCTGGAGCTTTGGCAGCAACAATTCCGGTGCAACGCGGCGATCTGTTCACGCTGGAAATGCATGATCAACCACCACTCCACTTACGGTTCGTGTGA
- a CDS encoding tautomerase family protein: MPMLEVFYSGDRPPDRTRKQAFAAEASAIFQRVIGTPPGRLQLIIQIVSPENTLAVIDLDRPDSDTTAEPDQQ; encoded by the coding sequence ATGCCGATGCTCGAAGTCTTCTACAGCGGGGATCGACCGCCAGACCGTACCCGGAAGCAGGCATTTGCTGCTGAAGCCAGTGCTATCTTTCAGCGCGTTATCGGTACGCCACCGGGCCGGCTGCAATTGATTATCCAGATCGTGTCGCCTGAAAACACTTTAGCCGTGATCGATCTTGATCGTCCTGATAGCGATACCACGGCTGAGCCAGACCAGCAGTGA
- the recA gene encoding recombinase RecA, which translates to MAITPEKEKALAATMAQIDRKFGKGSIMKMGEASSRLAIEAIPTGSIALDIALGIGGVPRGRVVEIFGPESSGKTTLAQHIIAEAQKMGGVCAFIDAEHAFDPVYAARCGVNIDDLLVSQPDTGEQALEICEMLVRSNAIDVIVIDSVAALVPRAEIEGEMGDSMPGMQARLMSQALRKLSGAISKSRTVVIFINQLRMKIGVMFGSPETTTGGQALKFYASVRLDIRRVETLKQGQEAIGSRVRVKVIKNKVAPPFRQAEFDILANEGISREGNIIDIGTELGIIRKSGAWFYLGEDRLGQGRENVREFLKNNPALTDEIERLIKAQALTNPTVIAPSVDVGDDDAIFEE; encoded by the coding sequence ATGGCTATCACCCCGGAGAAAGAAAAAGCGCTCGCGGCAACAATGGCGCAGATCGACCGCAAGTTCGGTAAAGGTTCGATCATGAAGATGGGCGAGGCGAGCAGTCGGCTGGCAATTGAAGCCATCCCGACCGGTTCCATCGCGCTCGATATTGCCCTCGGCATTGGTGGTGTACCGCGAGGGCGCGTTGTCGAAATCTTTGGCCCTGAGAGCAGCGGTAAAACCACACTGGCCCAGCATATCATTGCAGAAGCGCAGAAGATGGGCGGAGTCTGCGCCTTCATCGACGCCGAGCATGCCTTTGACCCGGTCTACGCTGCGCGGTGTGGAGTCAACATTGATGACTTGCTCGTTTCGCAGCCGGACACCGGCGAACAGGCGCTCGAAATCTGTGAGATGCTGGTTCGCTCGAATGCAATTGACGTGATCGTTATCGACTCGGTCGCCGCTCTGGTACCGCGTGCCGAAATCGAGGGCGAGATGGGCGATTCGATGCCCGGTATGCAGGCCCGGCTGATGAGTCAGGCGTTGCGCAAGTTGTCAGGTGCCATCAGCAAGAGCCGTACAGTCGTAATCTTCATCAATCAGTTGCGCATGAAGATCGGCGTTATGTTCGGCTCGCCGGAAACCACGACCGGTGGTCAGGCCCTGAAGTTCTACGCCTCGGTACGGCTCGACATTCGTCGTGTGGAAACCCTCAAGCAAGGGCAGGAGGCAATCGGTTCGCGGGTACGGGTGAAGGTGATCAAGAATAAGGTTGCACCGCCCTTCCGCCAGGCGGAGTTCGATATTCTGGCCAACGAAGGTATCTCGCGTGAGGGCAATATCATCGATATCGGTACTGAATTGGGGATTATTCGCAAGAGTGGCGCATGGTTCTACCTCGGCGAGGATCGGCTCGGCCAGGGGCGGGAAAATGTGCGCGAGTTTCTGAAGAATAATCCTGCCCTTACCGATGAGATCGAGCGCCTGATCAAAGCGCAGGCATTGACGAATCCAACGGTGATTGCGCCGAGCGTCGATGTTGGTGACGATGACGCTATTTTTGAAGAGTAG
- a CDS encoding DUF427 domain-containing protein — MIKRIPPGPGQESVWDYPRPPRLEPTSRRIRVIFAGITIVDSQRAFRVLETSHPPVYYVPPDDVQMAFLRPNTARSFCEFKGIAAYYDVVVGERTAVQAAWSYLDPTPSFAPIRGYLAFYAGPMDACYVDDEQVTPQPGGFYGGWITSDVVGPFKGGPGTWGW; from the coding sequence ATGATTAAGCGCATTCCACCAGGACCCGGACAGGAGTCGGTATGGGATTACCCTCGTCCCCCGCGACTGGAACCAACATCGCGGCGTATCCGGGTGATCTTTGCCGGTATCACGATAGTGGATAGTCAGCGCGCATTTCGGGTACTGGAAACCAGTCATCCACCGGTTTACTATGTGCCGCCAGATGATGTACAAATGGCGTTTTTGCGCCCAAATACAGCGCGTTCGTTCTGTGAGTTTAAGGGAATTGCTGCGTATTACGACGTAGTTGTTGGTGAACGCACCGCCGTGCAGGCGGCCTGGTCGTATCTCGATCCAACACCATCGTTCGCCCCCATCCGCGGCTATCTCGCATTCTACGCCGGGCCAATGGACGCCTGCTATGTTGATGATGAACAGGTCACTCCGCAACCGGGTGGATTCTACGGTGGCTGGATCACCAGTGATGTCGTCGGCCCCTTCAAAGGTGGGCCGGGAACGTGGGGATGGTAG
- a CDS encoding ABC transporter substrate-binding protein: MSSADERLHLLQVARSEVLAGRMSRRAFLRLGLALGLSAGATALAACGGGASTPAPASPPPSPAAGPTGRLRVASEIPVQLDPAFASSDAEILILNHVYDYLVDIDASNAIVPRLAREWTISDDGLRYRLNLATGVSFHDGSPLTAADVVWTFNRLRDPALQLPTADLYANIADIAADGDSAVVFTLTEPNPFFLYDLSDNHALILLANTENPATAFNGTGPFKVVEYRTENRIDLTANTAYFQSGKPAVASLEIIFFADQAAAVDALRGGQVDLVLRMPTPLFQTLQQAGGVVTVQTPTNGFDLVRLRADREPGNKPEVIRALKLATDRDAIFRQVKAGLGAVGRDSPIGPLFSAYYSEETPLPARDPATARQLLATAGYPDGLQLDLHVPDSGDRPDLAVVLKEQWAEAGININVIVEPESVYYGDNGWLEVDLGITGWGSRPIPQFYLDVMLVSGAVWNESHFSDPEFDALAATARTTLNEEERVRAYREIQRILIERGPIIIPYFFAQLSAHREGLRGYVAKAFPGRTDLAAIAV; this comes from the coding sequence ATGAGTTCTGCGGACGAACGACTGCACCTGTTGCAGGTGGCCCGTTCTGAAGTCCTGGCCGGCAGGATGAGCCGACGAGCCTTTCTGCGTCTGGGTCTGGCCCTTGGCTTATCTGCGGGTGCAACTGCGCTGGCTGCTTGTGGCGGTGGCGCATCTACGCCGGCCCCTGCATCACCTCCACCATCGCCAGCCGCCGGCCCAACGGGGCGTTTACGGGTGGCGAGCGAGATTCCCGTTCAACTCGATCCGGCATTCGCCTCATCTGATGCCGAAATCCTCATTCTCAACCACGTGTACGATTATCTGGTTGACATTGATGCGAGCAATGCTATCGTGCCCCGGCTGGCACGGGAATGGACGATCAGCGACGATGGTTTGCGTTATCGGCTCAACCTGGCCACCGGAGTTTCCTTTCACGATGGCAGTCCGCTCACGGCGGCAGATGTGGTCTGGACGTTTAACCGACTGCGTGATCCAGCGTTGCAGTTACCAACCGCCGATCTCTACGCCAACATTGCCGATATTGCCGCTGATGGCGATAGCGCGGTCGTCTTCACACTTACCGAGCCAAATCCATTCTTTCTGTACGACCTGTCTGATAACCACGCCCTGATTCTGCTCGCCAATACCGAGAATCCGGCAACAGCGTTTAACGGCACCGGCCCCTTCAAAGTGGTGGAATACCGCACCGAGAATCGGATCGATCTGACGGCAAATACGGCCTATTTCCAGTCCGGCAAGCCAGCCGTTGCCAGCCTTGAGATTATCTTTTTTGCCGATCAGGCCGCAGCAGTCGATGCCTTACGTGGCGGGCAGGTTGATCTGGTGCTGCGCATGCCCACGCCACTCTTCCAGACATTGCAACAAGCGGGTGGTGTCGTTACCGTCCAGACACCTACAAATGGCTTTGATCTGGTACGCCTGCGGGCCGACCGTGAGCCGGGTAATAAGCCAGAGGTTATTCGGGCGCTTAAGCTGGCAACTGATCGTGACGCGATCTTTCGCCAGGTCAAAGCCGGCCTTGGGGCGGTCGGGCGTGATAGTCCCATCGGCCCTCTCTTCAGCGCGTATTATTCGGAAGAGACACCGCTGCCGGCCCGTGATCCGGCTACGGCCAGGCAATTGCTGGCAACCGCCGGGTATCCTGATGGCTTGCAACTCGATCTCCACGTGCCCGATTCGGGGGATCGGCCCGATCTGGCGGTGGTGCTCAAGGAGCAATGGGCTGAAGCCGGCATCAACATCAATGTGATTGTCGAACCGGAAAGTGTGTACTATGGTGATAACGGATGGCTTGAGGTTGATTTGGGAATTACCGGTTGGGGTTCGCGACCGATTCCACAGTTCTACCTCGACGTCATGCTCGTTAGCGGTGCCGTATGGAATGAGAGTCATTTCAGCGATCCCGAGTTTGATGCCCTGGCAGCCACAGCCCGTACTACCCTCAATGAGGAAGAACGGGTACGCGCCTACCGCGAGATTCAGCGTATTCTGATCGAACGCGGCCCAATTATCATTCCCTATTTCTTCGCGCAACTCAGTGCGCATCGTGAAGGGCTGCGCGGTTATGTAGCGAAAGCATTTCCGGGCCGTACCGATCTGGCGGCAATCGCGGTGTGA
- a CDS encoding ABC transporter permease, translated as MNLQSLRRAFFADPATATGTVIVICFLGMALFGPLIAPYSPTAQNADLIRQPPSFAHPLGTDRLGRDLLSRIVYGARDILSLAGGGTVLAVVLGTLIGVSVTYLGGWLEELVFRLFDGLLALPALLLALLLLGAVGPSRTGVLLVIVLVYTPIVARVVRSVVLSLKSRGFIEAARMRGERLGYILWRELLPLVAPTLAVEAALRFSYAIFLVASLGFLGVGVQPPSPDWGLMVLEARNEFALAPWSLYVPATAIALLVVGINLMAEGVRRAIRGEMAGY; from the coding sequence ATGAATCTTCAGTCGTTGAGACGAGCCTTTTTTGCCGACCCGGCAACTGCAACCGGCACCGTCATCGTGATCTGCTTTCTGGGGATGGCACTCTTTGGGCCGCTGATCGCACCCTACAGTCCGACTGCACAGAACGCCGATCTGATCCGGCAACCACCCTCATTCGCGCACCCGCTCGGCACTGATCGGCTTGGTCGCGATCTGTTGAGCCGGATCGTGTACGGCGCACGCGATATTCTGTCGCTTGCCGGGGGAGGTACCGTGCTGGCGGTGGTACTTGGCACACTGATTGGCGTGAGCGTAACGTATCTAGGCGGCTGGTTGGAAGAGCTGGTTTTTCGCCTCTTCGATGGCCTGCTCGCGCTGCCGGCACTACTGCTGGCACTGCTGCTTCTCGGTGCGGTTGGCCCTTCGCGTACCGGTGTGCTGCTGGTGATTGTACTGGTCTACACGCCAATCGTGGCTCGCGTTGTGCGGAGTGTCGTATTATCGCTCAAGTCGCGAGGTTTTATCGAGGCAGCGCGTATGCGCGGTGAACGCCTTGGGTACATCTTGTGGCGCGAGTTGTTGCCTCTGGTAGCCCCAACGCTGGCCGTGGAAGCCGCCCTCCGCTTTTCGTATGCGATCTTTCTCGTCGCATCGCTGGGCTTCCTCGGCGTTGGTGTTCAGCCTCCCAGCCCTGATTGGGGCTTGATGGTGCTCGAAGCGCGCAATGAATTCGCGCTTGCTCCATGGTCGCTCTATGTACCGGCAACGGCCATTGCATTGCTGGTGGTCGGCATCAACCTCATGGCCGAGGGCGTGCGGCGGGCGATCCGTGGCGAGATGGCAGGTTATTGA
- a CDS encoding dipeptide ABC transporter ATP-binding protein, whose amino-acid sequence MTVPVLAVNNLTVAYRVGRQMLPVVREISLTVTAGDVLGVVGESGSGKSTLGLAVLRALPAGGHISSGQILLDGADVTHLPASALRPLWARSLRLVPQNPLAALNPTLRIGEQLIEAIGGDRTTATQQALALLTRVQIADPARVMCSYPHELSGGMQQRVMIAMALHGEPRLLVLDEPTTSLDVTTEAAVVDLLAELIAERQPATLFISHNLGLVARIATRTAVLYAGELVELAPTESLFQQPRHPYTQGLLRSLPRPGLRYNHHPLQPIDGVLPAPDALPKGCIFAPRCALADDRCRNERPPLLDVNNNQWTRCHYWQQVTMDSPSPSPTVTTTALNGEVLLSTTQLTKTITQRRSLTDLMRRKPPSVVQALTNVDLKLRRNRTLGIVGESGSGKTTLARCVIGLTEPSSGSIDLIDVTLAPTIQHRSREQLRRLQMVLQNPQEALNPALTVGEALIRPLIRLGGLDRQRAVQRVPELLQLVKLPISYAERRPAQLSGGEKQRVAIARALAAAPDLLLLDEAVSALDVSVQAAILNLLADVKTDTGIAYLFITHDLAVVSYLADDVAVMYRGQIVEEGPVTAVLQPPLHPYTEALLTATSAHGLRLREVEEGTAPPHHGCPFQPRCPRALGDICVTTPPPWREAGNGHRLRCHIPLEELQTIQQPEAITP is encoded by the coding sequence ATGACAGTACCGGTTTTAGCTGTAAATAATCTTACCGTGGCGTATCGAGTTGGTCGGCAGATGTTGCCGGTTGTGCGTGAAATCAGCCTGACAGTCACTGCCGGCGACGTGCTGGGTGTGGTCGGCGAGAGTGGTAGTGGAAAGAGCACCCTTGGCCTGGCAGTCTTGCGAGCACTACCGGCCGGTGGCCACATCAGTTCCGGGCAAATACTGCTTGATGGTGCGGATGTGACCCATCTGCCCGCCTCGGCGCTCCGTCCCCTGTGGGCGCGTTCGTTGCGATTGGTGCCACAAAATCCACTGGCCGCGCTCAACCCTACGCTGCGGATCGGCGAACAATTGATCGAGGCTATCGGTGGTGATCGGACAACAGCAACGCAGCAGGCATTAGCGCTGCTGACCCGTGTCCAGATTGCCGATCCGGCGCGCGTGATGTGCAGCTATCCCCACGAATTGAGCGGTGGTATGCAGCAGCGGGTGATGATCGCCATGGCCCTACACGGCGAACCTCGTCTGCTGGTGTTGGATGAACCAACGACGAGCCTTGATGTCACTACCGAGGCAGCAGTGGTTGATCTGCTGGCCGAATTAATCGCCGAGCGTCAGCCGGCGACACTCTTTATCTCGCATAATCTTGGCCTTGTGGCGAGGATTGCTACTCGTACCGCAGTCCTGTACGCCGGCGAACTGGTGGAACTTGCCCCGACAGAATCGCTCTTTCAACAACCGCGCCATCCCTATACCCAGGGCTTGCTGCGCAGCCTGCCACGTCCGGGCCTGCGCTATAATCATCATCCCTTACAACCCATCGACGGCGTGCTTCCCGCACCCGACGCGCTTCCAAAGGGATGTATCTTTGCACCGCGTTGCGCTCTGGCCGATGACCGCTGCCGCAATGAACGGCCACCACTCCTGGACGTGAACAATAATCAGTGGACACGCTGCCACTACTGGCAGCAGGTGACTATGGATAGCCCATCTCCCTCTCCCACTGTGACAACTACCGCGCTCAATGGCGAGGTCTTGCTGAGCACAACTCAACTGACAAAAACCATCACCCAGCGTCGCTCATTGACCGATCTGATGCGCCGGAAACCGCCGTCGGTTGTTCAGGCCCTAACCAATGTTGATCTGAAGCTACGGCGCAATCGCACGCTTGGGATTGTTGGCGAAAGTGGGAGCGGCAAAACAACCCTTGCCCGTTGCGTGATCGGCTTGACCGAACCTTCCTCTGGCAGCATCGATCTGATCGATGTGACGTTAGCGCCGACCATTCAACACCGTAGTCGGGAACAACTACGGCGCTTGCAGATGGTCTTGCAAAATCCGCAAGAAGCCCTTAATCCGGCGCTTACCGTCGGCGAAGCGCTTATCCGCCCTCTCATCCGCCTGGGAGGGCTGGATCGCCAACGCGCCGTGCAGCGCGTGCCAGAGCTGCTGCAACTGGTCAAACTACCGATCAGCTACGCCGAACGACGACCGGCCCAACTGAGTGGCGGCGAGAAACAGCGGGTCGCGATTGCCCGCGCACTGGCCGCAGCACCCGATCTGCTCTTGCTCGATGAAGCCGTTTCGGCGCTTGATGTCTCGGTGCAGGCCGCAATCCTCAATCTGCTGGCCGACGTAAAAACCGACACCGGCATTGCCTATCTGTTCATCACCCACGATCTGGCCGTCGTGAGCTACCTGGCAGATGACGTGGCCGTAATGTACCGTGGGCAGATCGTCGAAGAGGGGCCGGTCACCGCCGTCTTACAACCGCCGCTTCATCCGTACACCGAAGCGCTGTTAACTGCCACCAGTGCGCACGGCCTCCGTCTGCGCGAAGTTGAAGAAGGTACTGCTCCACCGCACCATGGCTGCCCGTTCCAACCGCGCTGCCCACGAGCACTCGGCGACATTTGCGTGACTACCCCACCGCCGTGGCGCGAAGCCGGGAATGGGCACCGTCTACGCTGTCATATTCCGCTCGAAGAACTGCAAACCATTCAACAGCCTGAAGCAATCACGCCATGA
- a CDS encoding ABC transporter permease: protein MIRYLLRRIVLLGGTVLISSLIIFLICRLLPGDVARVLLGREAGEAALAALRAELGLDRPLPLQYIDWLRGLLTGDWGIAYSTRQPIRPLVMERLSNSLLLAGTTLALALPLGIGLGVWAGWRAGKPDDTVISVSTLAVTGLPEFVTGLLLIDLFAFRLRWLPANSSIRPDTSFFEVLPQLVLPAITATLVLLAYIARLTRTGVIAEREQEYVRTAMLKGLSPATILRRHVLRNALLPAITVIAISLGWLISGLIVVENVYNYPGIGRLLTFAIDRRDLLLLQAVAMITVVIFAVANLLADLMYALLDPRIRLGDERSS, encoded by the coding sequence ATGATACGTTATCTGTTACGACGAATAGTGTTGCTCGGCGGCACTGTGCTGATCAGCTCATTGATCATCTTTCTGATCTGTCGCCTCTTACCCGGTGATGTAGCCCGAGTCCTCCTCGGTCGCGAAGCCGGTGAAGCGGCGCTGGCTGCACTGCGTGCCGAACTGGGGTTGGATCGGCCATTGCCACTCCAATACATTGATTGGCTGAGAGGACTTCTCACCGGCGATTGGGGCATCGCATACAGCACACGCCAACCGATTCGACCGCTGGTCATGGAACGCCTGAGCAATTCACTCCTGCTGGCCGGCACAACATTAGCCCTCGCACTGCCGTTGGGGATTGGGTTGGGGGTATGGGCCGGCTGGCGGGCCGGCAAACCCGACGACACAGTCATCAGCGTCTCAACCCTGGCGGTCACCGGTCTACCAGAGTTTGTCACCGGCCTCCTGCTCATCGATCTCTTCGCCTTTCGCCTGCGCTGGCTACCGGCCAACTCATCGATCCGGCCAGACACCTCATTCTTCGAGGTACTCCCCCAACTGGTATTGCCGGCAATCACGGCCACGCTGGTACTGCTGGCCTACATCGCCCGGCTAACGCGCACCGGGGTGATCGCCGAACGTGAGCAGGAATATGTCCGCACCGCGATGCTAAAAGGACTGTCACCGGCAACGATTCTCCGCCGACACGTCTTACGCAATGCCTTATTGCCGGCCATTACGGTGATTGCCATCAGCCTCGGCTGGCTGATTAGCGGCCTGATCGTGGTCGAAAACGTCTACAACTATCCGGGTATTGGGCGTCTGTTGACCTTTGCCATCGACCGCCGCGATCTCTTGCTGCTCCAGGCGGTAGCGATGATTACCGTCGTGATCTTTGCTGTCGCCAATCTGCTGGCCGATCTCATGTATGCCCTCCTCGACCCCCGCATCCGGCTCGGTGACGAACGCAGCTCTTGA